In the Streptomyces sp. 3214.6 genome, ACGCCGGATACTGGGGAAGCCACTTTCCCAGCTTGTCCCGTATGGACAGCTTTCCTTCGGCCTCCAGTTGAAGCAGCAGCACGGACGTGAACGCCTTGGTGTTGCTGCCTATCTGCCACAGCGCCTTGCTGCTCACCGGTCGACCACCGCCGTAGCGGGACGTCCCCGCATCGACCGAGATATCAGGTCGCTGATCGGCATAGGTCACCCGAAGGGAGACCGCTGAGAAATGATCCTTAGTGCCCTGAGCGTCCAGATATTTCTCGAGGTCACTTCGCAGTGACGCGGTGGCACTGCGAACGGATGGCTCCACCACTGCGTGCGCGACGGCCGGCCCACTTCCCGGCACCATCATCCCCGAAACAATCGCCGCGGTGAGCGTCGCCAGGGCCATGAGGCGTTTCCCTTGCTGGCCACCCCGCCGACGAAGCCTGTGCCTCATTGTCGCTATTCCTCCACCGAATCGAACAGAATTGGGAACGACGATCACGCTACGAAGTGGAGGCACGGCAGGTAATGGGGGTAACCCCCGCTTGGTAGTGGTGCTGACCCCCTGAGTGAGGCCAATTACAGCTTCGAAGGCAGCCATCTGTGTGCGGCTTAGGGCGTTTTCAGAAGTGGATCTTGATGTGTCAAGATCCACTTCATGGGGAGGTGCGATCTGACGAATGCGCAGTGGGCGAAGCTGGAGCCCCTGCTCCCTGCTGGGAAGAAGTCCGGACGACCGCCGGTACACACCAAGCGGCAGCTGATAGACGGCATACGCTGGCGCACCCGCGCCGGTGCTCCGTGGCGGGACGTGCCCGAGCGGTACGGCCCATGGGGGACGGTGTACGGACTGTTCCGCCGTTGGCAGCGGGACGGCACCTGGCACCGCATCTTCGAGCAACTGCAGGCCCGGGCCGATGCCGAGGGACAGATCACCTGGGACGTCTCGGTGGACTCCACCATCGCCCGCGCCCACCAGCATGCGGCCGGTGCCCGCAAAAAAAGGATCTGCAGATCGAGCCGCCCGGTGGTCTGTTCACCGAGCCGGACGACCACGGTCTCGGACGCTCCCGGGGTGGGCTGACCACCGGCCGAACCCGATCCCCGTCGCGAAGATGAAGTCGGCGCCCTACCGACTTCATCCGCGGAGGCCGACGACGGCCGCCCCCCACATGAGTTTTCGTCACTTCTCCTCTCAGGCAGTGCATTCTCGAGCACATGGTGGTGCACGGACGGTCGACTCCTCGGGCACGGCGGCTCCTAGCCTCGTGCCGCGACAGGCCTTGACCCGAGGCCTCCATCCGGGAGACCGAGAAGACCGTGCTGAAACGACTTTGCTCAGCCCTGCTGACCCTGGCCATCTCCATGGGCCTGGTGACGGCGCTCAGCGGCACCGCGTCCGCGACCAACTACCAGGTGATCGACTGGCACATCTCGAACATCACCGCGGGAGGAAGCATCCCCCACCAGAACTACTGGAACCTGATCGACGCCATCCACCGGCGCACCTACGGTGACCCCACCGGCCTCAACGGCGTCACCGAGACCACCACCGAACGCGGCCGCCTCGTACAGGTGCGCGTCCTCGACACCAACAACGTCCACCTCACGTCCGTCTACATCTGGGCGGACGACCTCTACGTCGCGGGCTTCTACTCCCCTACTCCCCGCAGACCAACATCCACTGGGCGTTCCAGGACCGGATCAACGAGTTCCAGAACGCGCTGGGCGTGACGGTCGCCGCCAACCACCG is a window encoding:
- a CDS encoding IS5 family transposase; the protein is MGRCDLTNAQWAKLEPLLPAGKKSGRPPVHTKRQLIDGIRWRTRAGAPWRDVPERYGPWGTVYGLFRRWQRDGTWHRIFEQLQARADAEGQITWDVSVDSTIARAHQHAAGARKKRICRSSRPVVCSPSRTTTVSDAPGVG